A stretch of the Vigna radiata var. radiata cultivar VC1973A chromosome 7, Vradiata_ver6, whole genome shotgun sequence genome encodes the following:
- the LOC106768289 gene encoding sucrose synthase isoform X1 translates to MATDRLTRVHSLRERLDETLSANRNEILALLSRIEGKGKGILQHHQVIAEFEEIPEESRQKLTDGAFGEVLRSTQEAIVLPPWVALAVRPRPGVWEYLRVNVHALVVEALQPAEYLRFKEELVDGSSNGNFVLELDFEPFTASFPRPTLNKSIGNGVQFLNRHLSAKLFHDKESLHPLLEFLRLHSVKGKTLMLNDRIQNPDALQHVLRKAEEYLGTVPPETPYSAFEHKFQEIGLERGWGDNAERVLESIQLLLDLLEAPDPCTLETFLGRIPMVFNVVILSPHGYFAQDNVLGYPDTGGQVVYILDQVRALENEMLHRIKQQGLDIVPRILIITRLLPDAVGTTCGQRLEKVFGTEHSHILRVPFRTENGIVRKWISRFEVWPYLETYTEDVAHELAKELQGKPDLIVGNYSDGNIVASLLAHKLGVTQCTIAHALEKTKYPESDIYWKKLEERYHFSCQFTADLFAMNHTDFIITSTFQEIAGSKDTVGQYESHTAFTLPGLYRVVHGIDVFDPKFNIVSPGADQTIYFPHTETSRRLTSFHTEIEELLYSSVENEEHICVLKDRTKPIIFTMARLDRVKNITGLVEWYGKNAKLRELVNLVVVAGDRRKESKDLEEKAEMKKMYSLIETYKLNGQFRWISSQMNRVRNGELYRVIADTKGAFVQPAVYEAFGLTVVEAMTCGLPTFATCNGGPAEIIVHGKSGFHIDPYHGDRAADLLVEFFEKVKVDPSHWDKISQAGLQRIEEKYTWQIYSQRLLTLTGVYGFWKHVSNLDRRESRRYLEMFYALKYRKLAESVPLAVE, encoded by the exons ATGGCTACCGATCGTTTGACCCGTGTTCACAGTCTCCGTGAGAGGCTTGATGAAACCCTGTCTGCCAACAGGAACGAAATTCTGGCCCTTTTGTCAAG GATCGAAGGCAAGGGCAAGGGGATTTTGCAACACCATCAGGTCATCGCCGAGTTTGAGGAAATCCCCGAGGAGAGCAGACAGAAGCTTACTGATGGTGCCTTTGGAGAAGTTTTGAGATCTACTCAG GAAGCCATAGTTTTGCCACCATGGGTTGCTCTGGCCGTTCGTCCAAGGCCTGGTGTGTGGGAGTACCTGAGAGTGAATGTGCACGCTCTAGTTGTTGAGGCGTTGCAACCTGCTGAGTACCTGCGCTTCAAGGAGGAACTTGTTGATGGAAG TTCTAATGGCAACTTTGTGCTTGAGTTGGACTTTGAACCCTTTACCGCATCCTTCCCCCGCCCAACTCTTAACAAGTCAATTGGAAATGGCGTGCAGTTCCTCAACCGTCACCTTTCTGCCAAACTCTTCCATGACAAGGAGAGCTTGCACCCGCTTTTGGAATTCCTCAGGCTTCACAGCGTCAAGGGAAAG ACTTTGATGTTGAATGACAGAATTCAAAACCCGGATGCTCTTCAACATGTTCTGAGGAAAGCTGAGGAGTATCTGGGCACAGTGCCTCCTGAAACCCCATACTCAGCATTTGAGCACAAGTTCCAGGAGATTGGTTTGGAGAGAGGGTGGGGTGACAACGCAGAGCGTGTACTCGAGTCAATTCAACTTCTCTTGGATCTTCTTGAGGCCCCTGATCCGTGCACCCTTGAGACTTTCCTTGGAAGAATCCCTATGGTCTTTAATGTTGTTATTCTTTCTCCCCATGGTTACTTTGCCCAAGATAATGTCTTGGGATATCCTGACACTGGTGGTCAGGTTGTTTACATCTTGGATCAAGTTCGTGCTTTGGAGAATGAGATGCTCCATCGCATTAAACAACAAGGATTGGACATTGTTCCTCGTATTCTCATC ATCACCCGTCTTCTCCCAGATGCAGTAGGTACTACTTGCGGCCAACGTCTTGAGAAGGTGTTTGGAACTGAACACTCTCACATTCTTCGAGTTCCCTTTAGAACTGAGAACGGAATTGTTCGCAAGTGGATCTCAAGATTCGAAGTCTGGCCCTACCTGGAAACTTACACCGAG GATGTTGCTCATGAGCTTGCAAAAGAGTTGCAAGGCAAGCCAGATCTGATCGTTGGAAACTACAGTGATGGAAACATCGTTGCCTCTTTGTTGGCACATAAATTAGGTGTCACTCAG TGTACCATTGCTCATGCACTTGAGAAGACCAAATACCCTGAATCCGATATTTACTGGAAAAAACTGGAAGAGAGATACCACTTCTCTTGCCAATTCACAGCCGATCTATTTGCCATGAACCACACAGATTTCATCATCACCAGTACATTCCAAGAGATTGCTGGAAG CAAGGACACTGTTGGACAGTATGAGTCTCACACAGCCTTCACCCTTCCTGGACTCTACCGTGTTGTGCACGGTATTGATGTCTTCGATCCAAAATTCAACATTGTCTCTCCCGGAGCTGATCAAACCATTTACTTCCCCCACACCGAAACTAGCCGCAGGTTGACCTCTTTCCACACCGAAATCGAAGAGCTTCTCTACAGTTCAGTCGAGAACGAAGAACACAT ATGTGTGCTGAAGGACCGCACGAAGCCAATTATTTTCACCATGGCAAGGCTGGACCGTGTGAAGAACATCACAGGACTAGTGGAGTGGTACGGTAAGAACGCGAAGCTGAGGGAGTTGGTGAACCTTGTGGTCGTTGCTGGAGACAGGAGGAAGGAGTCGAAGGACTTGGAAGAGAAGGCGGAGATGAAGAAGATGTATAGCCTGATCGAGACGTACAAGTTGAACGGGCAATTCAGATGGATTTCATCTCAGATGAACCGTGTGAGGAATGGAGAGCTGTACCGTGTGATCGCCGACACCAAGGGTGCGTTTGTGCAGCCTGCAGTGTACGAGGCATTTGGTTTGACAGTGGTTGAGGCCATGACTTGTGGGTTGCCAACATTTGCAACATGCAATGGTGGGCCTGCTGAGATCATCGTCCATGGAAAATCTGGGTTCCACATTGATCCTTACCACGGTGACCGTGCTGCTGACCTCCTTGTTGAGTTCTTTGAGAAGGTCAAGGTTGACCCATCTCACTGGGACAAGATCTCTCAAGCCGGTCTCCAACGTATTGAAgagaa GTACACATGGCAAATTTACTCCCAGAGGCTTCTCACTCTCACGGGTGTGTATGGTTTCTGGAAGCATGTGTCTAACCTGGATCGCCGTGAGAGTCGGCGCTATCTTGAGATGTTCTATGCTCTCAAGTACCGCAAATTG GCGGAGTCTGTGCCCCTTGCTGTTGAGTAA
- the LOC106768289 gene encoding sucrose synthase (The RefSeq protein has 2 substitutions compared to this genomic sequence), giving the protein MATDRLTRVHSLRERLDETLSANRNEILALLSRIEGKGKGILQHHQVIAEFEEIPEESRQKLTDGAFGEVLRSTQEAIVLPPWVALAVRPRPGVWEYLRVNVHALVVEVLQPAEYLRFKEELVDGSSNGNFVLELDFEPFTASFPRPTLNKSIGNGVQFLNRHLSAKLFHDKESLHPLLEFLRLHSVKGKTLMLNDRIQNPDALQHVLRKAEEYLGTVPPETPYSAFEHKFQEIGLERGWGDNAERVLESIQLLLDLLEAPDPCTLETFLGRIPMVFNVVILSPHGYFAQDNVLGYPDTGGQVVYILDQVRALENEMLHRIKQQGLDIVPRILIITRLLPDAVGTTCGQRLEKVFGTEHSHILRVPFRTENGIVRKWISRFEVWPYLETYTEDVAHELAKELQGKPDLIVGNYSDGNIVASLLAHKLGVTQCTIAHALEKTKYPESDIYWKKLEERYHFSCQFTADLFAMNHTDFIITSTFQEIAGSKDTVGQYESHTAFTLPGLYRVVHGIDVFDPKFNIVSPGADQTIYFPHTETSRRLTSFHTEIEELLYSSVENEEHICVLKDRSKPIIFTMARLDRVKNITGLVEWYGKNAKLRELVNLVVVAGDRRKESKDLEEKAEMKKMYSLIETYKLNGQFRWISSQMNRVRNGELYRVIADTKGAFVQPAVYEAFGLTVVEAMTCGLPTFATCNGGPAEIIVHGKSGFHIDPYHGDRAADLLVEFFEKVKVDPSHWDKISQAGLQRIEEKYTWQIYSQRLLTLTGVYGFWKHVSNLDRRESRRYLEMFYALKYRKLAESVPLAVE; this is encoded by the exons ATGGCTACCGATCGTTTGACCCGTGTTCACAGTCTCCGTGAGAGGCTTGATGAAACCCTGTCTGCCAACAGGAACGAAATTCTGGCCCTTTTGTCAAG GATCGAAGGCAAGGGCAAGGGGATTTTGCAACACCATCAGGTCATCGCCGAGTTTGAGGAAATCCCCGAGGAGAGCAGACAGAAGCTTACTGATGGTGCCTTTGGAGAAGTTTTGAGATCTACTCAG GAAGCCATAGTTTTGCCACCATGGGTTGCTCTGGCCGTTCGTCCAAGGCCTGGTGTGTGGGAGTACCTGAGAGTGAATGTGCACGCTCTAGTTGTTGAGGCGTTGCAACCTGCTGAGTACCTGCGCTTCAAGGAGGAACTTGTTGATGGAAG TTCTAATGGCAACTTTGTGCTTGAGTTGGACTTTGAACCCTTTACCGCATCCTTCCCCCGCCCAACTCTTAACAAGTCAATTGGAAATGGCGTGCAGTTCCTCAACCGTCACCTTTCTGCCAAACTCTTCCATGACAAGGAGAGCTTGCACCCGCTTTTGGAATTCCTCAGGCTTCACAGCGTCAAGGGAAAG ACTTTGATGTTGAATGACAGAATTCAAAACCCGGATGCTCTTCAACATGTTCTGAGGAAAGCTGAGGAGTATCTGGGCACAGTGCCTCCTGAAACCCCATACTCAGCATTTGAGCACAAGTTCCAGGAGATTGGTTTGGAGAGAGGGTGGGGTGACAACGCAGAGCGTGTACTCGAGTCAATTCAACTTCTCTTGGATCTTCTTGAGGCCCCTGATCCGTGCACCCTTGAGACTTTCCTTGGAAGAATCCCTATGGTCTTTAATGTTGTTATTCTTTCTCCCCATGGTTACTTTGCCCAAGATAATGTCTTGGGATATCCTGACACTGGTGGTCAGGTTGTTTACATCTTGGATCAAGTTCGTGCTTTGGAGAATGAGATGCTCCATCGCATTAAACAACAAGGATTGGACATTGTTCCTCGTATTCTCATC ATCACCCGTCTTCTCCCAGATGCAGTAGGTACTACTTGCGGCCAACGTCTTGAGAAGGTGTTTGGAACTGAACACTCTCACATTCTTCGAGTTCCCTTTAGAACTGAGAACGGAATTGTTCGCAAGTGGATCTCAAGATTCGAAGTCTGGCCCTACCTGGAAACTTACACCGAG GATGTTGCTCATGAGCTTGCAAAAGAGTTGCAAGGCAAGCCAGATCTGATCGTTGGAAACTACAGTGATGGAAACATCGTTGCCTCTTTGTTGGCACATAAATTAGGTGTCACTCAG TGTACCATTGCTCATGCACTTGAGAAGACCAAATACCCTGAATCCGATATTTACTGGAAAAAACTGGAAGAGAGATACCACTTCTCTTGCCAATTCACAGCCGATCTATTTGCCATGAACCACACAGATTTCATCATCACCAGTACATTCCAAGAGATTGCTGGAAG CAAGGACACTGTTGGACAGTATGAGTCTCACACAGCCTTCACCCTTCCTGGACTCTACCGTGTTGTGCACGGTATTGATGTCTTCGATCCAAAATTCAACATTGTCTCTCCCGGAGCTGATCAAACCATTTACTTCCCCCACACCGAAACTAGCCGCAGGTTGACCTCTTTCCACACCGAAATCGAAGAGCTTCTCTACAGTTCAGTCGAGAACGAAGAACACAT ATGTGTGCTGAAGGACCGCACGAAGCCAATTATTTTCACCATGGCAAGGCTGGACCGTGTGAAGAACATCACAGGACTAGTGGAGTGGTACGGTAAGAACGCGAAGCTGAGGGAGTTGGTGAACCTTGTGGTCGTTGCTGGAGACAGGAGGAAGGAGTCGAAGGACTTGGAAGAGAAGGCGGAGATGAAGAAGATGTATAGCCTGATCGAGACGTACAAGTTGAACGGGCAATTCAGATGGATTTCATCTCAGATGAACCGTGTGAGGAATGGAGAGCTGTACCGTGTGATCGCCGACACCAAGGGTGCGTTTGTGCAGCCTGCAGTGTACGAGGCATTTGGTTTGACAGTGGTTGAGGCCATGACTTGTGGGTTGCCAACATTTGCAACATGCAATGGTGGGCCTGCTGAGATCATCGTCCATGGAAAATCTGGGTTCCACATTGATCCTTACCACGGTGACCGTGCTGCTGACCTCCTTGTTGAGTTCTTTGAGAAGGTCAAGGTTGACCCATCTCACTGGGACAAGATCTCTCAAGCCGGTCTCCAACGTATTGAAgagaa GTACACATGGCAAATTTACTCCCAGAGGCTTCTCACTCTCACGGGTGTGTATGGTTTCTGGAAGCATGTGTCTAACCTGGATCGCCGTGAGAGTCGGCGCTATCTTGAGATGTTCTATGCTCTCAAGTACCGCAAATTG GCGGAGTCTGTGCCCCTTGCTGTTGAGTAA